A single window of Jiangella alkaliphila DNA harbors:
- the hisI gene encoding phosphoribosyl-AMP cyclohydrolase: MPGLDPTVAARLKLTPDGLLPAVVQQHDTGEVLMLAWMDAEALHRTLTTGRATYWSRSRGRHWVKGETSGNRQWVREVRLDCDGDTLLLQVDQEGPACHTGTRTCFDDGLLDSVTGTAA, from the coding sequence ATGCCCGGTCTCGACCCCACCGTAGCCGCCCGGTTGAAGCTCACGCCCGACGGCCTGCTGCCCGCCGTCGTCCAGCAGCACGACACCGGCGAGGTGCTCATGCTGGCCTGGATGGACGCCGAGGCGCTGCATCGCACGCTCACCACCGGCCGGGCCACGTACTGGAGCCGCAGCCGCGGCCGTCACTGGGTGAAGGGCGAGACGTCCGGCAACCGGCAGTGGGTGCGCGAGGTGCGCCTCGACTGCGACGGCGACACGCTGCTGCTCCAGGTCGACCAGGAGGGCCCGGCCTGCCACACCGGCACCCGCACCTGCTTCGACGACGGCCTGCTCGACTCCGTCACCGGGACGGCGGCATGA
- a CDS encoding septum formation family protein, with the protein MARTSRVAAAASAAVAAVLLLAGCSDDGDEPQRDPSGNITESAGADVFDVRAGDCLGDFGDSEQVTDVSVVPCDQEHAQEIYATAEVPDGELPSDDDLRAQAEEVCTAEFETYVGLPYAESALDFTWLQPTTESWDQGDRELVCLVNDPAGPVTGSLQGANR; encoded by the coding sequence GTGGCACGCACGTCCCGCGTTGCCGCGGCGGCGTCGGCCGCTGTGGCCGCGGTCCTGCTGCTGGCCGGTTGCTCAGACGACGGCGACGAGCCGCAGCGCGACCCGTCGGGCAACATCACCGAATCCGCGGGTGCCGACGTGTTCGACGTGCGGGCCGGCGACTGCCTCGGTGACTTCGGCGACTCCGAGCAGGTCACGGACGTCTCCGTCGTCCCGTGCGACCAGGAGCACGCGCAGGAGATCTACGCGACGGCCGAGGTCCCCGACGGCGAGCTGCCGAGCGACGACGACCTCCGTGCGCAGGCCGAAGAGGTCTGCACCGCCGAGTTCGAGACCTACGTCGGGCTCCCCTACGCGGAGTCGGCGCTCGACTTCACCTGGCTGCAGCCCACCACCGAATCGTGGGACCAGGGCGACCGCGAGCTGGTCTGCCTCGTCAACGACCCCGCCGGCCCGGTCACGGGTTCGCTGCAGGGCGCGAACCGCTGA
- a CDS encoding anthranilate synthase component I, which yields MTGGLPVEPDLATFRVLAKEHRVIPVVRRLLADGETPVGVYRKLAADRPGTFLLESAEHGGVWSRYSFVGARSAAVLSERDGQAVWHGAPPVGLPSGGDPWAALRGTMRALKSRRLPGLPPLTGGLVGFVSYDAVRRLERLPSTTIDDLQLPDMSFLLATDVAVLDHDDGTILLVANAVNWDDSDERVDQAWTDAVERLDRMTAELARPTPSSVASYDPGTPPRHDCRTTKPDFLAAVERAKEEIRAGEAFQIVLSQRFQTPTTADALDVYRVLRRDNPSPYMYLVRLPGPDGDGEGAYSVVGSSPEALVKVNGDRAMTHPIAGTRWRGETPEADAALADKLLADPKERAEHLMLVDLSRNDLGRVCAPGTVEVVDFMTVRRYSHVMHIESTVVGRLRDDQEALDVLAACFPAGTLSGAPKVRAMEIIDDLEPVRRGVYGGVVGYLDFAGDLDVAIAIRTALIRDGVGYVQAGAGIVADSDPEAEWTESRNKAAAALRAIAVAETMRPVR from the coding sequence ATGACCGGCGGGCTCCCGGTCGAGCCCGACCTCGCGACCTTCCGGGTGCTGGCCAAGGAGCACCGGGTCATCCCCGTCGTGCGGCGGCTGCTGGCCGACGGCGAGACCCCGGTCGGCGTCTACCGCAAGCTGGCCGCCGACCGTCCCGGAACCTTCCTGCTCGAGTCCGCCGAGCACGGCGGTGTGTGGTCGCGCTACTCGTTCGTCGGCGCGCGGTCGGCGGCGGTGCTCAGCGAGCGCGACGGCCAGGCCGTCTGGCACGGCGCCCCGCCCGTGGGGCTGCCGTCCGGCGGCGACCCGTGGGCGGCGCTGCGCGGCACGATGCGCGCGCTGAAGAGCCGGCGGCTGCCCGGCCTGCCGCCGCTCACCGGCGGTCTGGTCGGGTTCGTCTCCTACGACGCGGTGCGGCGGCTGGAGCGGCTGCCGTCGACGACCATCGACGATCTCCAGCTGCCCGACATGTCCTTCCTGCTGGCCACCGACGTCGCCGTCCTCGACCACGACGACGGCACCATCCTGCTGGTCGCCAACGCCGTCAACTGGGACGACAGCGACGAACGGGTCGACCAGGCGTGGACCGACGCCGTCGAGCGGCTGGACCGCATGACCGCCGAGCTGGCCCGGCCGACGCCGTCGTCGGTCGCCTCGTACGACCCCGGCACGCCGCCGCGGCACGACTGCCGCACCACGAAGCCCGACTTCCTCGCCGCGGTCGAGCGGGCCAAGGAGGAGATCCGGGCCGGCGAGGCGTTCCAGATCGTGCTCTCGCAGCGGTTCCAGACCCCGACGACGGCCGACGCCCTCGACGTCTACCGGGTGCTGCGCCGCGACAACCCGAGCCCGTACATGTACCTCGTCCGCCTGCCCGGGCCGGACGGCGACGGCGAGGGCGCCTACTCCGTCGTCGGGTCCAGCCCGGAGGCGCTGGTCAAGGTCAACGGCGACCGCGCCATGACGCACCCGATCGCCGGTACGCGGTGGCGCGGCGAGACCCCGGAGGCCGACGCCGCGCTGGCCGACAAGCTGCTCGCCGACCCCAAGGAGCGGGCCGAGCACCTCATGCTGGTCGACCTGTCCCGCAACGACCTCGGCCGGGTCTGCGCGCCCGGCACCGTCGAGGTGGTCGACTTCATGACGGTGCGCCGCTACAGCCACGTCATGCACATCGAGTCGACGGTGGTCGGCCGGCTGCGCGACGACCAGGAGGCGCTCGACGTGCTGGCCGCGTGCTTCCCGGCCGGCACGCTCTCCGGTGCGCCGAAGGTCCGGGCCATGGAGATCATCGACGACCTCGAGCCGGTCCGCCGCGGGGTCTACGGCGGCGTCGTCGGCTACCTCGACTTCGCCGGCGACCTCGACGTCGCGATCGCCATCCGCACCGCGCTGATCCGCGACGGCGTCGGTTACGTCCAGGCCGGCGCGGGCATCGTCGCCGACTCCGACCCCGAAGCGGAGTGGACCGAGTCGCGCAACAAGGCCGCGGCGGCGCTGCGCGCCATTGCGGTCGCCGAGACGATGCGGCCGGTGCGATGA
- a CDS encoding septum formation family protein, giving the protein MRTTIRTAVTALAAVAALSLSACGDDSSDDNAGDDSTTTSEETPAEEDTPAEDDTPAEEDTPAEEDETEAPEGETQNVFDVGLGDCISSFNAEEQVEELTVIPCEEEHDQEVFAVFEVPDGDFPGGEAFQTQVETDCVGEFMTFVGMDYNESVLDIQWLEPTEESWAQGDRELVCTVYDPAGPVTGTLEGANR; this is encoded by the coding sequence GTGCGGACCACGATTCGTACTGCTGTCACGGCGCTGGCCGCCGTCGCGGCACTGAGCCTGAGCGCCTGTGGCGACGACTCGTCGGACGACAACGCCGGCGACGACTCGACCACCACCAGCGAGGAGACTCCTGCTGAGGAGGACACCCCCGCCGAGGACGACACCCCGGCCGAGGAGGACACCCCGGCTGAGGAGGACGAGACCGAGGCCCCCGAGGGTGAGACCCAGAACGTCTTCGACGTCGGCCTGGGCGACTGCATCAGCAGCTTCAACGCTGAGGAGCAGGTCGAGGAGCTGACCGTCATCCCCTGCGAGGAGGAGCACGACCAGGAGGTGTTCGCGGTCTTCGAGGTCCCGGACGGCGACTTCCCGGGCGGCGAGGCCTTCCAGACGCAGGTCGAGACCGACTGCGTCGGCGAGTTCATGACGTTCGTCGGCATGGACTACAACGAGTCGGTTCTGGACATCCAGTGGCTGGAGCCGACCGAGGAGTCGTGGGCGCAGGGCGACCGCGAGCTCGTCTGCACCGTGTACGACCCGGCCGGCCCGGTGACCGGCACCCTCGAGGGTGCCAACCGCTGA